In Rhododendron vialii isolate Sample 1 chromosome 9a, ASM3025357v1, the following are encoded in one genomic region:
- the LOC131302101 gene encoding non-specific lipid-transfer protein 2-like, which translates to MKFSYIAVCVVLVLLVGEGAQMSMAATCNPMELSPCAVAIISAKPPTAACCSKLKDQRPCLCQYLKDPKLQKFINSPNANKVATTCGSPFPSC; encoded by the coding sequence atgaaattttcgtACATAGCAGTGTGTGTTGTGCTTGTTCTTCTAGTGGGGGAAGGAGCCCAGATGTCCATGGCAGCTACTTGTAACCCAATGGAGCTGAGCCCGTGTGCCGTCGCAATCATATCAGCAAAACCACCAACTGCTGCATGCTGCAGCAAGTTGAAGGACCAGAGGCCTTGCCTTTGCCAGTACTTGAAAGACCCAAAGCTTCAGAAGTTCATCAACTCTCCTAATGCAAATAAGGTGGCTACCACCTGTGGCTCTCCCTTCCCCAGTTGCTAG